GTTATTTTCATGAATTTCTGTATTTTGCAAAATTATCGACTGCAAAGGTAGCAATAAAATTGTGAATATGGTCTCTTAGATAGATAAAATATTTAAAAAAGCAGAAAATAGTTGCACATTTATTCGTTTATTAATAATTAAAAAGGTATCTTTGCAGCGTTTTAGATATTAGATGTTAGACAAAACAATAAGTTTTTAAATTTTAGATGAACGTAATTACAAAAAGTGTTCAGTTGCCTGATGGAAGAACCATCACAATTGAGACCGGAAAAGTTGCAAAACAGGCTGATGGTGCTGCGGTTCTCCGCATGGGTAACACAGTGCTCCTCGCAACTGTTTGTGCAGCAAAGGATGCAGTTCCGGGTACAGATTTCATGCCTTTGCAAGTAGATTATCGTGAGCAGTACAGTGCTGCAGGTCGTTTCCCTGGTGGTTTCACCAAGCGCGAAGGCAAAGCCAGCGATGAGGAGATCCTTACCTCTCGCCTTGTGGACCGTGCTTTGCGTCCACTTTTCCCTTCTAACTACCATGCAGAAGTTTACGTACAGGTAATGTTGCTCTCAGCCGATGGTGTTGACCAGCCAGATGCCCTTGCAGGTTTCGCTGCTTCAGCTGCCATGGCTTGTTCAGATATTCCTTTCGAGCACTACATCTCTGAGGTTCGTGTGGCTCGTATCAATGGTGAGTATGTTGTTAACCCTACATTCCAGCAGATGGAAGAGGCTGACATGGATATCATGGTAGGTGCTACCAAGGAGAACATCATGATGGTGGAAGGTGAGATGAAGGAAGTTTCTGAGCAGGATCTGATCGGTGCCCTCAAGGCTGCTGCCGAGGCTATCAAGCCTATGTGCGAGCTCCAGTATGAGTTGGCTAAGGAGAAGGGTACTGACGTGAAGCGTGAGTATGATCATGAGATCAACGACGAGGAACTCCGTGAGCAGATCAAGTCTGAGCTTTACAAGCCAGCTTACGATATCAACCACCAGGCTTTGGAGAAGCATGCTCGTCAGGATGCTTTCGACAAGGTTTTGGCTGACTTCCTTGAGAAGTATGACGCTGCTCATACTGATCTCTCTGAGGAAGACTTGGAGGAGAAGCACGCTGAGGCTACCCGCTACTATGATGACGTAATGCGCGATGCTATGCGTCGTTGCATCCTCGATGAGGGCTTGCGTCTTGATGGTCGTGCTACTACAGATATCCGCCCTATCTGGTGCGAGGTGTCTCCACTCCCAATGCCTCACGGAAGCGCTATCTTCCAGCGTGGTGAGACTATGTCTCTCTCTACATGTACTCTTGGTACAAAGATGGATGAGAAGCTTATCGACGGTGTGCTCGAGAAGAGCTACCAGCGCTTCCTCCTTCACTATAACTTCCCTCCATTCTCTACAGGTGAGGCTAAGGCTCAGCGCGGCGTAGGCCGTCGTGAGATTGGTCACGGTCACTTGGCATGGCGTGGTTTGAAGGGTCAGATTCCTGCTGACTTCCCTTACACAGTTCGTTTGGTAAGCCAGATCCTCGAGTCTAACGGTTCTTCTTCTATGGCTACTGTTTGTGCTGGTACACTCGCCCTGATGGATGCAGGTGTTCCTATGAAGAAGCCAGTTTCAGGTATCGCTATGGGTCTTATCAAGAACCCAGGTGAGGACAAGTACGCTATCCTCAGTGATATCCTCGGTGATGAGGACCACTTGGGTGATATGGACTTCAAGACCACAGGTACCCGTGATGGTTTGACCGCTACACAGATGGATATCAAGTGTGATGGTTTGAGTTTCGAGATTCTCGAGGAGGCTTTGATGCAGGCTAAGGCTGGTCGTGAGCACATCCTCAACTGCATGATGGAGACAATCTCTGAGCCACGTGCTGAGATGAAGCCACAGGTTCCACGTATCGTAGCATTCGATATTCCTAAGGAGTTCATCGGTGCTGTTATCGGTCCTGGTGGTAAGATTATCCAGCAAATGCAGGAGGAAACTGGTGCTACTATCACTATCGAGGAGACTGATGGTAAGGGTCACGTACAGGTATCTGCTCCTAACAAGGATTCTATCGATGCTGCTTTGGGTAAGATCAAGGCTATCGTAGCTGTTCCTGAGGTAGGTGAGGTTTACGAGGGTACTGTTCGTTCTATCATGCCTTACGGTTGTTTCGTAGAGATTCTCCCTGGTAAGGATGGTTTGCTCCACATCTCTGAGATTGATTGGAAGCGTCTTGAGACAGTTGAAGAGGCTGGCATCAAGGAAGGCGACAAGATCAAGGTGAAGTTGATGGAGATTGATCCTAAGACTGGCAAGTACAAGCTCTCTCACCGTGTGTTGATGGAGAAGCCAGAGGGTTATGTTGAGCGTGAGCGTCGTCCACGTCCAGAGCGTGGTGAGCGTCGCCCTCGTCGTGATGACCGTCATGAGGGTCGTGGTGAGCGTCCAGCTCGTCAGCCACGCCGTTATGAGCATCGTAATGATGAGCAGGCTCCTAAGGATTTCAACGATTCTTTGGATCACAACAATGATTAATCATCCGAAGAAAGTTGATTAATCATCATCAGATTCGAATATATATAATAAGGTGTATCTCAGCAATGGGATACACCTTTTATTTTTTTATATAAGTCCTGAATTTGAATTCCAGTAAGAGTATATGATGAAGTTCTTCGATATATATATTAATTCTAATAATAATTTTTATGAAGCATTTCCGACTGTGTGCCATGGGCAAGTTTTTTCCCCTATCTTAATCACTTTTTTCAGCTCGTATAGGCATTTACTCTTCACCCTTCATCTTTTCGCCTGAAACCCCGATAAACACTGGGGTTCTGGAGATGAAGGGTAAAAATTCACTCTTCATCACCTGTCATCTGAATGCTATTTCAGCCTTCATAGAGGACTACTTTTAGTCTTCATAGAGGACTGCTCTTAGTCTTCATAGAAGACACATTCATTCTTCATAGAAAGGTGGAAGAGCTAAAGACAAATACAGTATGTAAATACTAACTAGGAATAAGATAGAAGATTGACAAGTAGAATTAGGAATAGAGAAAATAATTGTCAACTTACAATAGGAATAAGGAACTACAAAATAAGGAAGGACCAAGGCTTGGGGACACGATGCTCAAGCCTTGGGCAACCGATGCCCAAAGGGTGGGGACACGATGCCCAAGGCTTGGGCAACCTTGCTTAATGCGGTTTCTTCAGCCAAAATTGCCAGACGTGCTTGATGAGACACAAAAATATAATAAGGTGACAAATCTTCTTGCTTCTTTAAGAAGAGCAGGAAAGATACATGTTATTGGTAGGAAATGGTTCTTATGCAATTAATATAATAAGGTGAAAGTTTACAAGAAAATTTGTTGTATTTACAAGAAAATAAAGATAAGTTCTTGAAATTCAGTTAGATAAAAGCTTTTTGGTTTACAAGAATACAAGAAGATTTACAAGAAAATAACAAGAAGATGGACATACAAGGATATATCATAGGCCACTGGTTGGGGAAGATGAGTGCAGAGAGATTTGTGCTTGTCATCTACGATCTTGACTGGCTGCCTCTTTTGTATAAAAACAAAAAGCCTTGCAAGTGTTGAACCTGCAAGGCTTTTGCGCTTCAAGATGGGCTTGAACCAACGACCCCCTGATTAACAGTCAGGTGCTCTAACCAACTGAGCTATTGAAGCATTTTAGCTTATGAAAGAAGAAGAGTATAAGAGTTGCTTGATACTCTATTTGCGCTTCAAGATGGGCTTGAACCAACGACCCCCTGATTAACAGTCAGGTGCTCTAACCAACTGAGCTATTGAAGCATTTTGCATCTATAAGAACATGATGTTCCTTATTTGCGACTGCAAAAGTACTAACTTTTCGTGATTCTACCAAATTTTTTGCCGGTTTTTTTTGAGTTTTTCTTCAAAAAGTGCATTTTTTTCTTGTTTATAGGCATATTTTAAGACAGAAAATGGCAGTTTTCACAAAGAAATGAGTAATTTTGTAGGCAAATAAACATATTAATAAAAAGGTAAGCATGAATAAAATATGGATCTCAATGCTGGCTCTGCTTTTGGCATTGCCAACTTTTGCACAGAAAGATAAAGACCATGATTTCAAAG
This is a stretch of genomic DNA from Segatella hominis. It encodes these proteins:
- the pnp gene encoding polyribonucleotide nucleotidyltransferase, which translates into the protein MNVITKSVQLPDGRTITIETGKVAKQADGAAVLRMGNTVLLATVCAAKDAVPGTDFMPLQVDYREQYSAAGRFPGGFTKREGKASDEEILTSRLVDRALRPLFPSNYHAEVYVQVMLLSADGVDQPDALAGFAASAAMACSDIPFEHYISEVRVARINGEYVVNPTFQQMEEADMDIMVGATKENIMMVEGEMKEVSEQDLIGALKAAAEAIKPMCELQYELAKEKGTDVKREYDHEINDEELREQIKSELYKPAYDINHQALEKHARQDAFDKVLADFLEKYDAAHTDLSEEDLEEKHAEATRYYDDVMRDAMRRCILDEGLRLDGRATTDIRPIWCEVSPLPMPHGSAIFQRGETMSLSTCTLGTKMDEKLIDGVLEKSYQRFLLHYNFPPFSTGEAKAQRGVGRREIGHGHLAWRGLKGQIPADFPYTVRLVSQILESNGSSSMATVCAGTLALMDAGVPMKKPVSGIAMGLIKNPGEDKYAILSDILGDEDHLGDMDFKTTGTRDGLTATQMDIKCDGLSFEILEEALMQAKAGREHILNCMMETISEPRAEMKPQVPRIVAFDIPKEFIGAVIGPGGKIIQQMQEETGATITIEETDGKGHVQVSAPNKDSIDAALGKIKAIVAVPEVGEVYEGTVRSIMPYGCFVEILPGKDGLLHISEIDWKRLETVEEAGIKEGDKIKVKLMEIDPKTGKYKLSHRVLMEKPEGYVERERRPRPERGERRPRRDDRHEGRGERPARQPRRYEHRNDEQAPKDFNDSLDHNND